Proteins encoded in a region of the Enterococcus gilvus ATCC BAA-350 genome:
- the yeiL gene encoding transcriptional regulator YeiL: protein MKKLQNEKLKQQFIHSSDYLDQFSFDISLDTHLFFFPANSYIVKEDNPPSHLFYLVKGKAKLYDTLANGKVALIDFFSPPCFIGEMELVDENQTAFSVQAIEDCWCLAVARKDCQKRLLQDTLFLQKLCIYFAHKNYRNIKASTQNQGFPLSQRLASFILLTQNEGTYREQHTQVAEYLGVSYRHLLFVIAQFVEEGYLEKIEKGYLILDIEALTQLSNEVKA from the coding sequence ATGAAGAAGTTGCAAAATGAAAAATTGAAACAGCAGTTCATTCACTCCTCTGACTACCTTGATCAATTTTCCTTCGATATCAGTTTGGACACACACTTGTTTTTCTTCCCAGCCAATAGCTACATCGTAAAAGAAGACAATCCGCCTTCCCATTTATTTTACTTAGTAAAGGGCAAAGCGAAATTGTATGACACCTTAGCAAATGGAAAAGTCGCGCTGATCGATTTCTTTTCGCCCCCTTGCTTTATCGGTGAGATGGAACTCGTCGATGAAAATCAGACTGCCTTTAGTGTACAAGCGATCGAAGACTGTTGGTGCTTGGCTGTCGCAAGAAAAGATTGCCAGAAACGCTTACTACAGGACACACTTTTTCTTCAAAAGCTTTGCATCTACTTCGCCCATAAAAATTATCGCAATATCAAAGCTTCGACCCAAAATCAAGGCTTTCCGCTTTCGCAACGTCTAGCCTCTTTTATTTTATTGACGCAAAATGAAGGAACCTATCGCGAACAACACACACAGGTCGCCGAATATCTGGGCGTTTCCTATCGCCATCTACTCTTTGTGATCGCTCAATTTGTAGAGGAGGGATATCTGGAAAAAATAGAAAAGGGCTATCTCATTCTAGATATTGAAGCATTGACCCAACTGTCGAACGAAGTGAAAGCCTAA
- the rihB gene encoding ribosylpyrimidine nucleosidase produces the protein MEKRKIILDCDPGHDDAITILMAAAHPKINLLGITIVAGNQTLDKTVVNGLNVCQLLGIDANVYAGMPKPLVREQVVAGNVHGESGLDGPVFGPLHRQAEKTNAVNYIVDTLMASEGDITLVPVGPLTNIAVAMRMEPLIIPKINEIVLMGGAYGTGNFTPSAEFNIFADPEAAHVVFTSGAPIVMMGLDLTNQTLCTLEIIERMEAAGNVAGKLFGDIMRFTLKSQFECFGLEAGPLHDATCVGYLISPEAFETQEMYVEVDSNRGPCYGRTVCDELNVLEQKANAKVGKKIDTETFWDLVEACIRKY, from the coding sequence ATGGAGAAACGGAAAATTATTTTAGACTGTGATCCGGGGCATGATGATGCCATAACGATACTGATGGCGGCGGCACACCCGAAAATTAATTTGTTAGGAATCACCATTGTAGCTGGGAATCAAACGTTGGACAAGACAGTGGTCAATGGCTTGAATGTTTGTCAGTTATTAGGAATTGATGCAAATGTCTATGCTGGGATGCCAAAGCCACTAGTACGGGAGCAAGTGGTAGCGGGGAATGTTCACGGAGAGTCCGGCTTAGATGGTCCGGTCTTTGGTCCATTGCATCGTCAGGCAGAAAAGACAAATGCGGTTAACTATATCGTCGATACATTGATGGCAAGTGAGGGGGATATTACACTTGTGCCTGTTGGTCCATTAACAAATATTGCTGTTGCGATGCGAATGGAGCCATTGATCATTCCGAAAATCAATGAAATCGTTTTGATGGGTGGGGCTTATGGAACCGGCAATTTCACACCTTCTGCCGAGTTTAATATTTTTGCTGATCCAGAAGCGGCACATGTGGTTTTTACCTCAGGGGCACCGATTGTTATGATGGGGCTTGATCTGACGAATCAGACACTTTGTACACTGGAGATCATTGAACGAATGGAAGCAGCGGGAAATGTTGCGGGGAAACTATTCGGTGACATCATGCGCTTTACTTTAAAGAGTCAGTTTGAATGCTTTGGTTTGGAAGCGGGGCCGTTACATGATGCCACCTGCGTGGGGTATCTGATTTCTCCTGAAGCGTTTGAAACACAGGAAATGTATGTTGAAGTCGATAGCAATCGCGGACCTTGTTATGGTCGGACGGTTTGCGATGAGCTCAATGTTTTAGAGCAAAAAGCGAATGCAAAAGTTGGTAAGAAAATAGATACAGAAACATTTTGGGATTTAGTCGAGGCGTGTATTCGGAAATATTAA